GGAGCACCGGTGCCCTCGTCTCCCGCAAGGTGGGGCGGCACGGGACGAGGCCCTTCCTCGTCGCCGGGCCCGCCTTCGTGGGCACCGGCCTTGTCCTGCTGTCGCGCCTCGGCATCCACAGCGGCTACCCCGCGGTCCTGCTGCCTCTCGTCGTGGTGGGGGTCGGGATGGGCCTGTCCTTCGTCCCCCTCACCTTGCGGGCCGTCTCCGGCGTGGCCCACGGTCAGGCGGGGCTCGCGTCCGCCCTGCTCAGCACGAGCCAGCAGGTCGGTGGTTCGCTCGGGCTCGCCGTGCTCGTCACCGTGGCCGCGACCGTGACGCGCGACCGCCTCGGCGCAGGCGCCGCGGCGATGCCGGCGCACGGGCCGAGCACCTCGATGCTGCTCGCCCGTACGAGCGGCTACGACGCCGCCCTACTCGCCGGCGCTGCCGCGGCGGCGCTCGCCTTCCTCGTCGCGCTCGTCGCCGTGCGGGACGCCCCCCACCAGCCGCTCGGAGGCAGGCAGACGAGCCCGGAGAGGCAGGGTCGGAGCGTTCGAGCGCACCGCCGGGGTACCCGTCAGCGGCTGATGCGGACGTCGGGACTCCGAAGCCGAGGCCGGGCGCGCGCGAGCCGTGGTCGACGGCGGACGGATCACGTCGAGACGCCGGTCCGTTGTCCGTAGCCTGCCAGCCTGCCGCGGCGCAGGGGGCTCCGCCCGGCGGCCGGTCGGCGAACCGTCGTGGCCCTCGGCCCGTCACGGGCCGCAGGTCCCGATACCGGCCGCGAGGACGCGTGCAGGCGCCTGCCAACGGCCACGGGACGCTCGACCACCGGAGGTAGGCAGGTGGCGCCTGCGCATCGCCATGCCGGGAGAACGAGGGCCCGTCCAGAAGAGAGCGCCTCGCCCCTGCTCGCGCCTCGCCCGACGAGGAGCGGACCGGGGTCGGGCGCCTGTGAACGCTGGGCTCGCCTCGACGCGCCCCGTTCCGCCGTCGGGCGGTCCTTCCCTCACCCAGCGGGCTCGCCGGGTTCGACGTCGGCAGCCCTGCCGTTCGCGACCTGCAGGCGCGGGAGGAGCGCCAGGAGGTCGAGCCCGCCGAAGCCCTCGGCGCAGCCTTCGCGCGCGAGGCGCGCCACGAGCTCCGTGACGGGCAGGGACAGTCGGCCTTCGTCGGCGAGGTCCGCCGCGAGGTCGAGGTCCTTCACGAGCATCTCCAGGGTGAACGTCGCCTCGTAGTCGCGCTCGAGCAGCGTTCGCTGCTTGTAGTGGACGAAGGGCGACCCGATGGCGGAGACCTTGGCCGCCTCGAGGAACACCTCGCGGCTCACGCCCGACGCCTCTGCCAGGAGGACGACCTCGGCGAGGAGCTCGGCGGTGCCGGCCAGCATGGCGTTGATGGCCAGCTTCACGACCCGGGCCTCCTCGCCGGCCCCGACCCGCACGACCCGCGACCCGACGAGCGCGAGCACCGGCCGGGCTGCCGCGAGGGTCGCCTCGTCGCCGGAGACGAGGAGCGAGAGGTTGCCTGCCGCGAGCACGTCCGGGTTGCCGCTCACCGGGCAGCGCAGGTAGCCGACGCCGCGGCCGGCAGCCGCCGCCGCGATCTGCGCGGATGCCCTCACCGAGATGGTGCTCATCTCGAGGAGGAGAGAGCCCTCGGGGGCCGACTCGAGCAGTCCCCCGGGCCGGAGCAGGACGTCGCGGACCGCAGCGTCATCGGCGAGGAAGGTCGCGACCGCTGCCGCACCCTGCCAGAGCGCCGCGAGGCCACTCGCCACCGTCGCGCCCTCGGCCACCAGAGGAGCGGCGCGCTCGGGCGAGCGGTTCCAGACGACCACCTCGACGCCCTGGGCGAGCAGGCGTCGCGCGAGGGCGCTGCCCATCCGGCCGGTCCCCACGACAGCAACCTTCATCTCGTACCTCCGATCCAGCACATCCTGTGAGCGCTGCGCTCCCGACGCCCCTCCCCGCGTCGCCGACGCGAGCCCGGCGCCGCCACGAGGGCGGCGCGCGCGCAAGACTCTGGCGACCCGGCGGAGGGTCGCCTCCGGCGCGGCGGAGGGGCGTGAGGATGAGCGGAGAGCGGGTCGTGATCGTGGGCGGCGGCATCATCGGCCTGGCGACCGCCCGCCAGCTCTGCCAGCTGCGACCGGACCTTCGCGTCGTCGTGCTCGAGAAGGAGCGCGCCATCGCGTCCCACCAGTCCGGTCGCAACAGCGGGGTCGTGCACGCCGGCCTGTACTACCGGCCCGGTTCGCTCAAGGCCCGGCTGTGCCGACGCGGCGGCGAGCTGCTGCGCGAGCTCAGCCGCACCCGGGACATCCCCTACGTCGAGTGCGGCAAGGTCGTCGTCGCCCGCGACGACACCGAGCTCGCCGCGCTCGCCGAGATCGAGGCGAGGGCGCGGGCCAACGCCGTGCCGGGCCTGCGGCGGCTGTCGGCAGACGAGCTCAGGGCGATCGAGCCGCACGTGCGCGCCCGGGCCGCGCTCCACTCGCCTCGCACCGCGATCACCGACTTCGCCGCCGTGGCGCGGGCACTCGCCGCCGACGTCATCGCGCACGGCGGCGAGATCCGCCTCGCGCACGAGGTCCGGTCGCTGCGGCGGGGACGGCGCGGCGTCGAGGTCGTCTCCGGGCACGGCGCGCTCGTCGCGGACCGCGTCGTCGTCTGTGCCGGCCTGCACGCCGACCGGGTGGCCCGGCTCGCTGGGGACACCGAGGACCCGGCGATCGTGCCCTTCCGGGGCGAGTACCTCCGGCTGCTGCCGCCGGCAGCCAGCCTCGTGCGTGGCCTCGTGTACCCGGTCCCCAACCTCGCCTACCCCTTCCTCGGGGTCCACTTCACGCGGCGCCTCGACGGGAGCGTCGACATCGGGCCGAACGCCGTGCTCGCGCTCGCCCGCGAGGGCTACCGCTGGCGAGACGTCAGCCTCGGCGACGTGGCCGAGCTGCTCTCCTTCCCTGGGTTCCGCCGGCTCGTTCGCCGCTACTGGCGGGTCGGACTGCGGGAGCTCGTCGGCTCGCTCTCGAAGCGAGCCTTCGTGCGCGAGGCGCGCTCGTACGTGCCCGAGCTGTCCGCCGCCGATGCGGTCCGGGCCCCTGCGGGCGTGCGAGCCCAGGCGGTCGGCCCGGACGGCTCGCTCGTCGACGACTTCGTCATCCACGAGACGGGGCCCGTGGTGAGCGTCCGGAACGCCCCGTCGCCCGCCGCGACCTCGTCGCTCGCGATCGCCGAGCTCCTCGCGCAGCGCGTCGTCGCCGGCGGCGCCTGAGCGCGGCGCGAGCTCGCTGCGCTGCACCGCTCGCGCCCAGCGGCCCCCGAGCACGCCCGAGAGGTCGGGCAGCCGGCGCGCGCCCCACGGACGCCACCGCGTCGCGCGCTGCGGGCGGCTCCTCACCGCTCCGCTCGCACCAGCCGGAGGTGCTCGAGGAGCGCGAGGTGGTGCGTCACGAGCGCGCGCCGCACGCCGCGCTCGCTGCGGTGCACGAGCGCCTCGACGATGGGCCGGTGGAGGCGGGCGTGCTTCTCGGCGTGCTCCGAGCGCAGCCAGTCGGGCGCGTCGTCGGTCCGGATCCAGCGCTCGTACTCGGTCATCACGACGGCGCTGTGCACGCTCTCGTAGATGGCCGACAGGTAGGGGTTGCCCGCCCCCGCGACGACGAGGGCGTGGAAGTTCGTGTCGGCGGCGACGAGGGACGACGCGCTCTCGCCACCGGCGGAGAGCCGCTCGAGCGCCACGCCGAGCTCGGCGAGATGACCGTCGCTCGCCGCGGCCGACGCCTCAACCGCTCCGAGCGTCTCGAGCCAGAGGCGCAGCTGGCAGAGGTGCTCGAGCGAGCCCTGGCGGAGGTCCAGCATGAGGTGGACCGAGGCCGTCACCATGGTCGAGGGGTTGCGCAGGACGTAGGCCCCCGATCCGGGGCGGATCTCGACGAGGCCCATCACCGCCAGCATCCGCAGCGCCTGTGCCACGACCGCCCGGCTCGAGCCGCAGCGCCGCGCGAGGTCGCGCTCGGAGGGCAGGCGCGCGCCCTCGGCGAGGCCCTCCTCGGCGATGAGCCGCCGGATCTGGTCGACGAGCTCGTCGGCGAGCCGCTGCGCGCGCACCGGCCGGAACGACTCGACCGCCACCGCGCCTGGCCTCGGCGCGCGCTGCGCCGCTTGGGTCATCGCTCCCACCTTCTCCTCCGACCTTGACACGCAAGCCTAGGCGGCGTAGAAGGAGAGAGTGGCTCAGCCACTTGACCAGTTGCTTCCCAGTCGAGGGCCGAGCCGGGAAGCTGCCCGGGACGAGGAGGGGGATCGGATGCAGGCCGAGCCCGACGCTGCGTCGCGGCCGCGCGCCGATGGCGACCCGTTCC
The nucleotide sequence above comes from Acidimicrobiales bacterium. Encoded proteins:
- the lhgO gene encoding L-2-hydroxyglutarate oxidase, producing MSGERVVIVGGGIIGLATARQLCQLRPDLRVVVLEKERAIASHQSGRNSGVVHAGLYYRPGSLKARLCRRGGELLRELSRTRDIPYVECGKVVVARDDTELAALAEIEARARANAVPGLRRLSADELRAIEPHVRARAALHSPRTAITDFAAVARALAADVIAHGGEIRLAHEVRSLRRGRRGVEVVSGHGALVADRVVVCAGLHADRVARLAGDTEDPAIVPFRGEYLRLLPPAASLVRGLVYPVPNLAYPFLGVHFTRRLDGSVDIGPNAVLALAREGYRWRDVSLGDVAELLSFPGFRRLVRRYWRVGLRELVGSLSKRAFVREARSYVPELSAADAVRAPAGVRAQAVGPDGSLVDDFVIHETGPVVSVRNAPSPAATSSLAIAELLAQRVVAGGA
- a CDS encoding NAD(P)-dependent oxidoreductase, which codes for MRARRPRGGAGLASATRGGASGAQRSQDVLDRRYEMKVAVVGTGRMGSALARRLLAQGVEVVVWNRSPERAAPLVAEGATVASGLAALWQGAAAVATFLADDAAVRDVLLRPGGLLESAPEGSLLLEMSTISVRASAQIAAAAAGRGVGYLRCPVSGNPDVLAAGNLSLLVSGDEATLAAARPVLALVGSRVVRVGAGEEARVVKLAINAMLAGTAELLAEVVLLAEASGVSREVFLEAAKVSAIGSPFVHYKQRTLLERDYEATFTLEMLVKDLDLAADLADEGRLSLPVTELVARLAREGCAEGFGGLDLLALLPRLQVANGRAADVEPGEPAG
- a CDS encoding FCD domain-containing protein; its protein translation is MTQAAQRAPRPGAVAVESFRPVRAQRLADELVDQIRRLIAEEGLAEGARLPSERDLARRCGSSRAVVAQALRMLAVMGLVEIRPGSGAYVLRNPSTMVTASVHLMLDLRQGSLEHLCQLRLWLETLGAVEASAAASDGHLAELGVALERLSAGGESASSLVAADTNFHALVVAGAGNPYLSAIYESVHSAVVMTEYERWIRTDDAPDWLRSEHAEKHARLHRPIVEALVHRSERGVRRALVTHHLALLEHLRLVRAER